The sequence below is a genomic window from Colletotrichum destructivum chromosome 4, complete sequence.
AGGGTCAGAGAAACATGGGCACGAAACATCTCCGGAGCCCATGTCCATGCATGGACTCGGCTGGCTGCGCGTGGACGTTACTGAGCGACGAAGGTgacgacagagagagacaatGGGTAGGGAATCGATCGTCAGCCTCCAGAGGGGAACATTTCCGCATTCAGCCGCCTTTAGCAACCGACGCCGTGTCTTTGAGCTGTGCACCACACACCGGTGGGACACACTGGGGCACACTGGGACAGAAAACCCAATGGCCAAGAGAGATGTTGGCGGGAGTGGCGGTGCGACATTTGTCTCTTCAGTCTCATCTGCCTCTTCAGTCTTGCATCATCgccttttctctcctctTTCGCAAAAGGGGGCTTGGGGTGCCATCGTTCCCCGGGGACGCCTCACTCACCACATGTTCCACCGTCCCTTGGCCCCAATCTGCCAAATGTTTGACAAACCAATCCAGACAGAGTCGTCCGCGTGTACTGTCTCTTTCTTTCCatctgtctctctgtctgtccgAAAGGGGAACCAAGGTGCGCGCAACCCGAACCACCCCAAGCCTTTTGGGAAGGACGGATTAGGCTTTGATAGACAACATAGGTTTAGGGTGTCACTGGTATGTGTGTCCCTGGTGTTGTCAGGaaccgccggcgccacgaCGCGGGTAAGCTTAATGGCGGTCCTCAGCATATCCTATTTGGGGTCGAGCGGTGTCTGGCATCGGTAATAACGGATACACACTGCCGGTTTTTGTGCGGATTTGGGTTTATGCACCCTCAGACTGCGAATGCGAGGTCCTTAGTGTGCTGATGCAGCGTGCGTCCCAGTCTTCCAGCCGCTCAGAGCAGCAATGATACATATGACGATGGTGACATGTGACGCGTCAAGGCTTGTTTGTCTGTGTGTgaatgagtgagtgtgtTGATCGTTCTCAAGTCTGGCACCAGTCCAGTGGACCGCACTGCGACGTGAGCGATTCAGTGCCGATGGGAAGAGCAATTGGAGATGGGACGGATATGATTACACCCCCTGAAAGTGACGCAAATCCGTCCCATTCATTACCCAGTAAACCAAACCAGCTTTCTTCAGGCTcttctgtctgtctctcgctctctctcgctcgctcgctcgctcttCTCTTGGTTCTCCCCTCGAGAACTCTTGTAAACTCTCACACTCGGAACTAAATCGGCAGTCCACCTACCCTTCTTCACTCTACTACGATGTATTACTCCAAGGCGGCCGATCCGCCGAAGATTCCGCCGGCAGCCAGACGTCAGGGGTATCCCATGATCcattccatcccatcccgtcccATCCCGTCCCGCCGACCATCGTGCTGCACGCGCCGCCCACCCGCCCGCGGAGATGCAAGATTCGACAATACGTGTGTGGACATCCCCGATGTCAGGCCACCCGGCGGGAGAAGCATGATACGGGAATTCCCAGAACTTTTTTTGTGGAGGCCCGCAGGTTTACAGAGGGACAGAAACAACGCGCACATCACATGGGATGGGCTGCGTCGACGGTGCGGTGGGATAATCGCCGCGGACCATGACATGACATGACCATTGAGGTGATGGATATTTGTCAAtggggcgacgacgtcgcgcCGTGGATATCGGCATGGGGCGACGGACAACACCTCCATTGTGCGACTCGCAATCGTTTCTCTCTTTTGTTCCTGGATTAAATACCGCCGGGCATCCCTCCACATCCGTCATCTGAAACGTACAAGAAGAGAAACTTCTGTACTTGGTTATCCAGACCAGACTTCAGACTGCTGAACAACTTTCCTGCAGcatatcatcatcatcatcatcatcatcatcatcgtcctcctcctccccaatatcatcaacaccaccatccACTTCCCTTGGTAGATGTTCGCCTTTCCCTCCAAGACATACCGTCTGCTACCGACCTTGGCCCGTCCCGCCCACCGCATCGGCCGATCTTTCACCACGTCCGCCGCCAGAATGGGCCTCACGCAAGACCAGATCAACATCGTCAAGTCGACGGCGCCCGTGCTCAAGGTGCACGGCGAGACCATCACGACGCTCTTCTACAAGGACATGATCGACTCGCACCCGGAACTCAAGAACGTCTTCAGCATGCGCAACATGGCCTCGGGCGAGCAGCcgcgcgccctcgcccagtcCGTCCTCGCCTACGCCACCTACATCGACGACCTGcccaagctcaaggccgccgtcgagcgcATCGCCCACAAGCACGCCTCGCTGTACATCCGCCCGGAGCAGTACGACATCGTCGGTACCTATCTCATGAAGGCCATCGgcaccgtcctcggcgacgccctgACCCCggacatcgccgccgcctggacCGCCGCCTacgcccagctcgcccagGTCTTCATCGgccgcgaggccgagatgtACCGCGAGGCCGGGCCCTGGACCGACTGGCGCAAGTTCAAGATCGTCCGCCGCATCGACGAGTCCGACTCCGTCACCAGCTTCCACCTCGCCCCCTCGGACGGCAAGCTGCCGCTGCCCAAGTACCTCCCGGGCCAGTACATCTCCGTGCGGGTCCCCGTGCCccagctcggcggcatcacccAGCCGCGGCAGTACAGCCTcagcgacgccgccgcctcgacggcgggcgAGTACTACCGCATCAGCGTCAAGCGCGAGGCGACGGTCGTCGACGCGCCCCAGGACGACGTTAGCAAGGGCCTCGTCCCGGGCCTCGTGTCGAACCTGCTGCACAATGACTACCGAGTcggtgacgaggtcgaggtgtCGCACCCGCAGGGAgacttcttcctcgacacgGCGCAGGCGCgcgccgacaaggccgacgcGCCGCTCGtgctgctctcggccggcgtcggcgccacGCCGCTCATGGCCATCCTCAGCACGGTGCTCGGCCCGGAGTCCGACACGCCGGACCGGCCGGTGAAGTGGGTGCACGCGGCGCGCAACAGCGGcagcctcgtcttcgccaagcACATCCGCGGGCTGACGCGCGAGCGGGCCAACCTCAGCGCGCACATCTTCCTCAGCGAGGTGCAGCCGGGCGACGAGAAGGGCCGCGAGTACGACTACGAGCAGCACCTCGACCTGACGAAGCTGCcgcgcgaggagctcggcctcggcgacgcgaGGACCGAGTACTACGTCTGCGGGCCGCGGGACTGGATGCTCAAGGTCCGGCTGGTGCTCGAGGGCCTGGGcgtcgagagggagagggtgAAGCTGGAGCTGTTTGCGACGGGTGACGTCGAGCAGTGAGGGTCGACAGAGAGTAGTGAGTCGATCTGGGAGTAGTGAAGCTAGGTCGAGAGGCGAGCAATTCTTTTGCGCGCACTGGGGACTTCAAAcaccagggggggggggtcatgaaagagaagaaaatgATCCAACGGAGTAGGACTGGGATCTTGCGAAGGGATGATACACAGCGGGGCGAGGTGTTTTTTCAAAttgtggttttttttttgttcttcttttttcctaAACGCCTTGCTTCAGTTGAATGGATAGACTGATAGATAGATACCTCTCATGAATGTACAAATCCTTTCCTAATCTCATTCTCAAGTTGTCGTTCTGTCGCTTCCCCCTGCCTCGATGGAAAGAAAAGCCAATCACGTAGCTGACGAAGGAAAAACAACCAAAGAGGACGGGGGGAAAGTTGTGTTTACTTTTTGGTTTTGGTATGCCCTTTCTGCGAGACCTGATCGTCCTCAGGGGTGGCGCGAGCTGAGCGTTTGCCTTTCGTTGctttttcccctccccctcgggTGGGCTATTTTTCTTTCGTTTCGAGGCTGACTGGCCCTGCGAAGGAAAAAGCCTTTCTATGATGTGTAGACCTTCTTCCCCCACCCCCGTACGATGCAGTTCACAGCTTGGGAAAATGAAGGTTTCCCAGACGCAGGCTCGGATTTTGGGATGTGTCACGTTGACGAGCCTTGACAAATTGGCGTTGGCCATCGCTCCGTGAAGAATGGGCAAAATAGCGCCGAGAACGTCAACCTTTTGGGCATGAGTGCGATGAACGGAACGGTCCGTCCGTCTTTGTATCAAAGACCGGGACCGTGTTGGGGTCCAGGAGTTTCTCTATATGATCTGGTGTATCGCGCCACctatgggggggggggagggccgTTGAGCTGTCATGTTCACTCAATGACCGGATGAGGCACATTTGGCGGGAGGGTGGACGAGACAGGTTGGCGTCCGCTGAGGATAGGAACGACGACCCGCGGGCCAAAAATAAACTAGGTTGGGTGATACCGAAAAACTCAAACTAGGGGGCGTCATGCTCAACAACATTGCTTTTTCTCAGCACAGGacaggaaaggaagaggacCCGAAAACTTGGCTGTGGCGAGTGTCGTAAGTCGTCGGTTGGTTGTGATGACGATCGATGCGCCGGGGCCAGGGCGTCACGATACGACTTTGCTTGCAGATGGCGGCTTCGTTCCCCGAGCGGGAGCTTGCGCGGGTGCGGGTCGCTTCCGGCAGGGGCACCGCGATGGGgggaaggcgaggaggggaTGATCGCTGGAGGCGCGCGTATGGGTTCAGACGATCCACGATGCACGATCCGCGACCCGGCGATCCAGCGACGCAAGTGAGGCAGCCAGCATATACACATGGCGCATCGGATCGTCGTGAGAATCTGAGAATCGTCAGGGCGGGCCTCCCCGTCTGTCGGGTCTGGGCTGGACTGGAACCTGCATCCAATATGATATGCGACGGAGCGACGGCCCCGACGCaggggcgggaaggggggttaAAAAGAGGCAGGCTAATGCACAGCGGAACATGAAGGGAGTGGTGTATGAACAAAAGagccctcgaggccggggggCAAGGCAGGGGTCGTGTTGAAGCTAGGTTGCTGGCGGTGGTAGAGTCAAGATGTCTGACTTTCTTCGTGTGCATGgcggacggggaggagggggatgtTCTCGCGCAAGCTCGAAGAGATCGCGGGTAGCAAGGGTCCCGCGGCCAATGGCGGAATTGGATCGAATTTGCAAAGACTAGATCATCCCAGGGATTGTACGCCGACCGGGGCTGATGAAACCACGTGTCCGGGGGGGGAGCCGGGAAGCCGGGGCTTCGGTGCCGGACGCACGCTAGAGCCTACGAGCGAAACAGTCAAGACGGGAGATCAAGACCGGGACCGGCAGGCGGGCGGGATGCGGACGGGGTTCGTAGGAACAGGGGCTGAAAGACAGTTGCTCTATGGCAGAGATGGCAGAGAAACAGCGCCTGACATTGAATTGCGTTGCGTCAATACTGGACTATTTTGTTGGTTATGGGTGTCCAGATGCAATGCCTATGCATCCTCTCTGttcccgcccgcctcggGATCCAAGTGGACCGGGATCCGCACGGACCCGACAGCCGCCGTATTTGGACCCGCTCTTTCGGGGCCAGGTACGTATCTTCGCCGAGAAAATCCGGCATATCCGGGAGACCCTGCttttgcccttcttccaccacgctgccatcgtcatctcCCGCAAACATGTTTTCCCATCAGGGCTGCTCTCCCTCAGGAATGTTCAGCAGCTCACTTGCACCGAGAGCTGCACAAAGCTGGCCACGCATAGTTCCCGTTCACCGAGcccctacctacctcagTGTCTCTCCCCACCTACATTTTTCCTTCCTCGCGTCAAGACAGGGGTTCACAGACGCGACAGGGGAGGTGGGGCGTTGCCCTCATCAATCCGGATCTACTGATTTCTTCActctcagtctctctctgtctttttgcttttttcttCATTTACTCGCacacccctctccccttccacTTCCTTTTTAAACTCGTTCGGGCTCCATGCTGCGAATCCAAGCGGCGATGATGGTCATTAGTGAGCAGCCGCCTACCTGAAGCCTCTTCAAGTTGCCGCTCGTGGCATGGTCGCCGTCACATCTGGCTTGTCACATCGGAGGGCGTTTCTGCTCGATGGATCTCCGGATCAGATCCCGGGATCTGCCGGACCCCTGCCAGATGATCTCACACACttatacacacacacacacacacacacacacacacttttTTGGTCACAATTCATCATGACCATTCCAAGTAGCCGAGCAACCTCTCTCCGCGCCAAGTGCGCCCTGCAAAGGGCAAGAGTGCGAGAGTTCTGGAAGGGTCAGTTGCATTCCGACGCCCATTgcctctttttccttttaTCAAGGGGCCGGCGGTCGTGGAATGCTGGTGCTCAAACTCTATCCGTGCATCGTATCATCAGACAAGACCAGCGGATAACCTTGAGGCTATTCGCACACCAGCCTGGCTGACTTCGTTCTCAgccggccccccccccctcgcaTGCCCCAGCACATCATTTGCACAACGGCACATGTAGGGACGGGGGCAAGTGTCGTCGCGATCCAGAACTGCCGAGATGCCGCTCCACGCCGACTGATGACTGACGAGCTTCAACCAAGGTTGACGGTGAGATGGTAGAACCTGCCCCCCACCACCCAtagagaggaggagaagcagatcCTTCGGCGCCCTTCCAATCCCTCGGGTCACGGGTGGGTGCATCTCGCCACCGTCGCAACCCGCCCCCCCGAACATCCTTTTCGGGAGTTTTCCCCGTCAATAATGGCAATTTGTTGGCCCCCAATACGGGTCGGCTCACCTGATGTAGCAATGCATTAGTCTCGGGATCCCAACTTCGCGGACACGGAGCTGAAGAATGACCCATGGTCCATCAATTGGGGGGCCGATGCACCcaagggagggggacggggagggcGGCTGTCATGATGCAAGGAAGCGTGTGCATATCCGCGACGCATCGCgccgcaccgcaccgcatCAGCACCAAAAGCCATCCACGGCTGGCAGCCGACTAAGCCAAGCAGACGGCCAAGGAGCCATGGACCAGACCATAGGCCGTGGCATGGGAGCAGCCgtgaagagagagatggacGCATGCCTCGCCGCCTCTCGGCGAGTCGTGGACCCTCGCCGGCATGGACAAGCGCATCATCTGAAGCTTCATTCCGTGGGACGGCCCGCATTCGCGCAACTGCTTTTACTCTCAATGCTTACTCGCTCGATTCATTCAAACGCGCGTGGCCACTTTACGTTTCGGCCGCTATCGCCTCGTCAatggcccccccccccccccatcccatcccatcgcTCGACCCTCGACGGAACGAAAACCACATGCTTCACAACAAAGGGATTTCCCCGTCTCCCCATCAAAAAAATGAGAAACATCAAACGACAATCGGGAAACGCGGGCCGGCCCCAAAGGAAAAGGCGTCATGCTTCGGACGGTCCAAACAAAACGCATCTTTTAACGTTACCCCAGGTGATGATGCGACCTGCCAAGTCTTTTCTCCGCCTTTGTGCTCTGTTCGACCGCACGGAACGGGTTGCGGCAGCACTGGCTGTAAAGAGGTATTGTGCTTGGGCGATCTGACGGACCATGGAAAGGAGAGGGCGGGCTGCCACGAGTTTTGAGTCTCTGCATCGAGACTTGACTCTCGTACCTGTTCTTCCTCTgcttcttgtttttttttgtctctctcactctctctctcattctctctctggCAATACCCCCTTGACTCACTCAGCATCGCCATTGCTTTTGGATCCAAgctctctcctctcctccccccccaagcGACTTTCAATAGTGTCTGTCGGCCtgcctttcttcctttctttctttctttcttcctcctaTCAACCGCCCAAATTTGAATGTTA
It includes:
- a CDS encoding Putative oxidoreductase FAD/NAD(P)-binding, Globin-like superfamily; its protein translation is MGLTQDQINIVKSTAPVLKVHGETITTLFYKDMIDSHPELKNVFSMRNMASGEQPRALAQSVLAYATYIDDLPKLKAAVERIAHKHASLYIRPEQYDIVGTYLMKAIGTVLGDALTPDIAAAWTAAYAQLAQVFIGREAEMYREAGPWTDWRKFKIVRRIDESDSVTSFHLAPSDGKLPLPKYLPGQYISVRVPVPQLGGITQPRQYSLSDAAASTAGEYYRISVKREATVVDAPQDDVSKGLVPGLVSNLLHNDYRVGDEVEVSHPQGDFFLDTAQARADKADAPLVLLSAGVGATPLMAILSTVLGPESDTPDRPVKWVHAARNSGSLVFAKHIRGLTRERANLSAHIFLSEVQPGDEKGREYDYEQHLDLTKLPREELGLGDARTEYYVCGPRDWMLKVRLVLEGLGVERERVKLELFATGDVEQ